ACATGGCGATAAACTCTCCCTgcagccttcacactgagattgggctgtgtgatgaatatgattaggcagagtggcctgggtatagcTGATTTATCATGATTTGTTACAAACTAATTCACatctaatcaaatttcttgccgAAGTTCGGTGAATCGACGGCGTCAaacttttcaaaacttcgctaatCTCTAGTTATGACAATATAAATGCCCCTTTAGGTGTGTTTTCTAATttgcttaatatattctttatgtCATCTCTATGTGCGCTAGGAAGCGTCTGCCTTCACTGTGGTGATTGTGTGCGTCACTGGTGTGCACTGCGAGGACACCTGGGAGTTAAAGTTTGTGTGCGCGGCTCTGTATTGGCCTGTCTGCTGGCTCTCTCCCTACTGGTGTGCAGCACTCCATGCGATGACACGACGATCATCACCCTGGGCATCGCGCCGTATGATCCAGAACACCTACGGTGTTTGGCGCCCTTCTACCTATTTAAAGATCATCTTTACATTGTTATATTATGTTGATACCTTTTGGGGAGTATTGCTCTCCCCATTTAGTTAATTTGATATACCAAGGTATATTAGGCCCCCTGGGTTAGattgtattattattacattattaGTCAGATTTGATTTTACTTGTGATTCCAGCTTTTTGGGGGCATGGTGTGATGAGTAGGGTCTTGCACTCAgtacagcttttttggggggatattATTCTATTATCTAATTTTTTGTCCAATATATCATGTATTTTTAATTGTGACTACtgtatttttaaataaaatcagACTTTTAAATATATCTTATAGGCATAAGCCCCTTATTTCCTTCAGGAGTTTGTTATAGGTTGTAGATCAATTTTAACAGCTGGACACCCCTATAACTCAAATGTGTTATCCCATTGTGATATCCTGTAACACAAGCCATTGAAAACcaactaaggcctcctgcacacgacagtattttttaacgtcccgcaaaacgtggttccgttgtaccgtgatccgtgcccgttttttcttctgttggtctgccgtgatttttggaggatccacggacatgaaaaatgaaaaaaaaatctaagtcaagtttgccattgaaatgataggaaaaaacggacacggatcacggacacggatgccaatcttgtgtgcatccgtgattttcacggacccattgacttgaatgggtccgtgaaccgttggccgtgaaaaaaataggacaggtcatatttttttcacggccaggaaacacggatcacggacacggctgccaaacggtgcagtttctgatttttccactgacccattgaaagtcaatgggaccgcagaaaaacacgttaaacgggacaacggccacgggtgcacacaacggtcgtgtgcaggaggcctaaaggtgTTGATTTAGCACAAATAGTAAAGTGTGtttactctactacatctgtacaatGCACTATAGTTCCTGTTATAGCTCACTTGTGAGAttattaaatggttaaaaaagtaaaaaaaaaaaaaaaagaacattcattaaattaaaaattctaataaaagaatgtgtttttttattaaaaaaatattttcaatgaaaaaattgcaaaagcgAAATCCCCCTCCCACATGTTTAATATCTTAATATCTTCACACCCGTAACAACCAGCAACAATACAAATATcatgtacattatcctgtacagtgaatgctgtaaaaacaacaaAAAGCTAGATTTGCTGCTCCTTGCTTAGTCATCATCAAAACAACCAAAAAGTGTTGTGTCTCAAAAATGATACCAACGGCAAGAGTCATACTGCAAAAATCAAACCCTCAGGCAGCTCTGTTgaaagtaaaataataaagttatggaTTTTGggatatggcgatgaaaagagatcTTCTTCTTTTAAAAATAAGGTTTTTATTGTGCTAAgtggtaaaaagtaaaaaaaaaaaatatttggtatcTCTGCAATTGTAGTGAttcagagaataaagttattgtGTTATCTGTGTCAAAGAAATGAGCACCACAAAATTTATaacaaaaactcagtggcagtattgctgtttattTCCAATCTCCCGCACAGAAAGAGATAATAAAAGATAATAAGAGATAATAACCAGTATGTAAcctaaaatggcaccattaataaCTACAACTTGTACcataaaaaagccctcatacagctacatagacggcaaaataaaatagttatagctcttggaaaatgacaaaaaaaacaaaaaacacttggtcagctgtgtatgtcagtgtcactcagacatcatttactttTGCTGTCATTACATTCAAGAGCTTGGGTGGGAAGGGggaaaaattcattaaaaaaaaaactaaaagagatAACATGTTTTTCTAAAAATCATAGGAGACAAGAGGtggttatataccaatttccagggcaaCTGAAAACAATCTAGTTCGGGCTGAAAAATTTGGCGAAACTGAACCAAACCTCGACAGGTTCGCTCATGTGTATTACAGACACCTGTTGAAAATGATAAAATATGTTTTCATAAAGACATGGAACCTATGAAAACACAAGTCacatcttaggcccctttcacacgggagcaatgcgtgaggtgaatccggatccattcatttctatggggctgtgcacatgagcattggttttcacgcatcacttgtgcgttgcatgaaaatcgcagcatgttctatattctgcattttccacgcaacgcaggccccatagaagtgaatggggctgtgtgaaaatcacaagcatccgcaaacatGTGCAGAAgcggtacgattttcacgcacggttgctaggagatgttcgggatggagacctgatcattattattttcccttataatgtggttataagggaaaatagcattcttaatacagaatgcttagtacaatagggctggaggggttaaaaaaataaataaaataaatttaactcaccttaatccacttgttcgcgcagcccgccttctcttctgtcttcatctttgctgtgcacaggaaaaggacctttgatgatgtcactgcgctcatcacatggtccatcacatgatccatcaccatggtgatgtgatgagcacagtgaagtaatcaaaggtcctattcctcaaagaagacgacagaagagaagccaggctgcacgagcaagtggattaagttgaatttatttttattttttttaaccactccagcgctattgtactaagcattctgtattaacaatgctattattttcccttatcaccatattataagggaaaataatacagtctacacaccgatcccaaacccgaacttctgtgaagaagtttgggtttgggtaccaaacatgccgatttttctcacaattacaatgttttgcattacaatgttttgcactcgcgcggaaaaatcgtgcatgttcccgcaatgcacctgcatctttttccgcaacgcctgtgtgaaatcAACCTTAGTTAAGTGTCCCCTTTATCGTGAGAGAGAGAGAAGTGGGGGATGGGAAGGTTAGTtggtaaaagctttttttttttttcttacatgttCTTGAAGGtatttttgtttaaaatgttttaataatCAGACATTGTTTTCTTAATTTTAGATTTTGCCCAGTAATTCATACAACATAAATATCAGATTATCTTTATTGGGTGTGGATCACGATGATTACAttggtagagttgagcagacacctggatgatAGGGTTCGCTGGGTTCGGCAGAACTTTGACTAAAATTTTAAGAtcgagacccgaacttgaccctgaacccaaacaccattgaagtcaatggggacccgggggatcatgggtgggtaggggtgtacttcctctttcgctccagtgtttgggagatgctgagctgaatgcttccatgggacattgtggagatgcttggtgaccgaagtggtggcgttgctggcataTCCTCTGTcggcggggtggcaggtgcctctgtcactccagagggggatgaagaggccaagactgcagcagaagaggaagcaggaggagccagagacctttcttggtttttgaggtgtctactccactgcagcttgtgctttgcacttagatgtctggtcttgcaggttgtgctcaggtttaaaatgtttatgcctcgcttcaggctctgattgcacagcgtgcaaaccactcgtgtcttgtcgtcagcacattgtctgaagaactgccacgccagggaactccttggagctggctttggtgtgctcggtcccttggtgcggtgggcagtagcaggcgtactgtctagttgacggccgctccgcttttgcaccctgctccctcttttgctgtgctggtggctctgtgcgaccaccgccttttcCTCCGTACTACACaggttactcgcatgaccttgattccatgtggggtcaaggaccttattgtcttccacatcatcttccacccagtattcacccttgccctccttgtcggtctgcacactgcagaaatccacagcagttggcaccattgtttcgtcatcatccgagacatgctgtgatggttctcccatgtactcatcctgaaacataagtggttgggcatctgtgcactcaatctcttccacttctggggcagggctatgtggttGACCCTttgaaaccctgctagcagagtcatcaaaaagcagaagagactgctgcatgacttggggatcagactgtttggctgatttgcaagggggtgaggtgaaagattgatggccatgggctgcaggtgccaactctgatctttcagcaggggacccggtgggagacaatgtgaaggaaccagaggcactgtcagccacccaatctactatcgcctgtacttgttctggcctcaccattcgtagagccacattaggcccgaccaaataccgctgcaggttctgtcgcctactcgcacctgaggaaggtgtttcacttgtgcgtgtagctggcacagatcgaccacgtcctctctctgcaacaggagctccaccaacaccagcagcaccacgactggtgccacatcccttatttgatgctctcatcattctttgcgttcacccactaaactaacagatggtttatgtcaggcgacaatgtaaccgccaatagtcaacaattaagttcactgacagtaaggctgtgccggtgtcataaagataaaaaatttcttgaggtcgcacaacagtgtgacaggcaaatttaatacaattacttcacagtcacaaatttttttaatttgtcaaacaaaaatacaacagcagtatataacggttgtattggactgtcaaaaatgcaacGCAGGTTGCAAAGGtactttttggaaaaaaaatatgatttgtccccccagaatctaacagatggatttactgaattgattacactcacatatgcagcacaggggtactttacagaaaaaaatgtaaatatgtcaccccctgtggccctgaactcacagacagattccctatattattttcccttcccctgtcacatatgcaggtgcacttaaaaaatgggtatatgttgcccactgaactaaaagaacagggttaaattattgtccctggcacatatgcagaggTGGTTCCACCAaacttgcaaaaaatggctgccgacgcccacctaacaaacatacggataaaacttatttttctgtgtcactgggctcagggcagagtacaaaaatgtagcattgcacccacaaaaaaaaaattgctgtagatcgcagagttaacaacaagttctgatatcagacaGATACTTTCCtattctcttcctcacagcagcagcaacctctccctacactagtaacagcagagtgacgtgcagcactacgtgactccagcttaactagaggctgggtcacatgctgctctggccaatcacagccatgccattagtaggcatggctgtgatggcttctaagggcacagagttaaagggcttctgtcaccccactaaacttgctggtagcagccgcatcctccgatcctaaagacgccccctccgcattgtgattgacagggccagggaacggaatcgttctctgctggccctgcctgtttgcattcaaaatctggcgcctgcgccgcggccgtacctgtcttcaatcggcacaggcgcactgagaggcggctgctcgctcgcccgctccatcctcaatgcgcctgcgccgggtgtagatgtgacgtcatcggcgcaggcgcattgaggatggagcggccgagcctctcagtgcgcctgtgccgattgaagacaggtacggccgcaaacaggcagggccagcagagaacaattccgttccctggccctgtcagtcacaatgcggagggggcgtctttaggatcggaggatgttgCCCTTTAGGTAGGGCACCTTCTCAcgctgccagggcagtataaataccccacaagcaaccccattttgggaagacgacaccccaaggtattccgtgaggggcatggcgagttcatataaaatgatattttttgtcacaagttagtggaatattagactttgtaagaacaaataaaaaataaaaaataaaaaaaatgtccgctaacttgtgccaaaaaaatataaaatcttctatgaactcaccatgcccctcataggaaatgtgttttgtggtgtatttttacatatacccatactgtgtgtgagaaatatctctgtaaatgacaacttaaaaaaaaaaaattatacaaagttgtcaatttacagagatatttctctcacccagcatgagtatatgtaaaaatacaccacaaaacacattggcctacttcttctgagtatggcaataccacacgtgtgacacttttttgcagcctaggtgcttaaagaggccgaaagtccaacgagtacatttaggctttacagggttgctcacaattgagcccagcccaaaatgccagaacagtaaacacaacccacaaatgaccccatttcggaaagtagacactccaaggtattcactgaggggcatagtgagtccatgggagattttttattttttttgccagaagtaagcagaaatggaaactttattatttgtttttttctttagaaagtgtcattttccgctaacgtgtgaattttttttaaatcatacatgaactcaccatgcccctccgcaaatactttggggtgtcttctttctaaaatggggtcatttggggggtatttatactatcctggcattctattACCTCAAGAAGcaagacaggtgctcagaaagtcagagctgcttcaaaatgcggaaattcacatttttgtaccatagtttgcaaacgctataacttttgcgcaaaccaataaatatacacttattggatttttttttttatcaaagacatgtagcacaatacattctgacacaaacttgaacaattttgaacaattttaccagaaaaagttaaaaatacacttttttgagaaaatttctatatttttggattaatatcagaaaaacaaaaaatctcagcagcaataaaataccaccaaaagaaagctgtatttgtgagaagaaaaggaggtaaaattcatttgggtgtcaagttgcatgaccgagcaataaaccgttaaaattgtgaagtgccgatttgtaaaaaagggcctggtcactaggggggtataaacctgtggtccttaagtggttaaagttcggtacgaacccaaactttacagtttggttTAGCTTAACCCTATATGTgataattttatgtttttttaatttaaaattttaCTAATACAATTAAAAGTTTTTTTAgactttttagatttttattttttgcattgccGACCTCAGAgagctaaaacttttttttttttccattgactgGTTGAGGGATTGTTTTTCAACTTGTAGAAAATACAAATTTTTctgtaaaaaacatttaaaaaaacaagccctcatactgctatgtgaatgcataagcaaaaaaaaattattgttataGCTCTTTATACGTGAGGAATTGAAAAAATTGCCCAATCCTTAAATGGTTAAGGTTATTCCTACAGTAGGGTTGTTGTGGGCATCAAAATtttgatacccaatcaatactttccATGTTTTGAATACTTGGCTGCGCTGTTGCGCAGTCTAGTATAACAGAACATGTTCCCTCagtagcacaggggagaaggaagaagtctctccctccccctgtgccgcgctgccaataaagagagaggggcggaggaggggcgggcgcactgtgccaccaatgataagagGATCTTTCATGGGTCAGGATTCCGGAGTTTgctaagtagcaggctacatagagcgcccagggatctccttgcagttactattattcctgggtgtCGCTCAGCTCAACCATTGCGCCccgttactgtctcctgctccgtatgctaattactactattggagcaatggggaggagatatcagcttctctcctgggcgttccttctccttggctgtagagctgtccaatcgcagcgcagaacatcacagccagggagaaggaacgcccaggagaaaagctgatgtctcctaccCATTACTccaatagtagtaattagcatacggagctGGATACAGTAACTGGGCCACAGcgggatccctgggcgctgctctatgtagcctgctacttaacaAAGTCCGGACCTATGAAAGGTtgtctttaacttttaatacaggaggcaggtgccggcagcagaatcacatagccgacaccctgcctctgacagggagctgtgatcagcgacagttaacccctcaggtgtggctcATAAGGGGTTAACTTCTGCTGATCTGTTGcaggcacccacctcctgtattaaagcACAGTGTGCCCGCctccctcaacccccccagtattaaaaactttggtggcagtggccacagggtccccttcccTTCTTATTGGtgacagtggccacagggtcccctcacccctcttcattggtggtgcagtggcagttccgatcggagccccagcagtgtaatcctggggctccgatcagttaccatggcagccaggacgctactgaagccctggctgccatagtcatattcctgctgctgtgtgtactatgcacagggcagcagggagcgtGTGAagtctatcagggtgaataggacaagggattaaaagatcccaggttctagccactaaggggggaaatagttattaaataaaaagtttaaaaaaaatccccaaaataaagtataaatcaccccctttcccaattttacataaaaaatatataaacaataaataaacatattacatatggccacgtccgaaaagtccaaactattaaaattatttaaaaaaatctatgcagTGAGCacagtaacagaaaaattattaaataaaaactgcgcaatttgccatttttttaaatgcggaatgcacatggcttttttggcgttttattttttttacgtggtatcgaatggtatcgagtatcgcaatacttttttatgctatcgaaatcgaataaaaaatttggtatcgcaacaactctagcctACAGTATCTACAGTGAAAAAACAGTGTTGTATAGAGAAAACTTATGAGATATTTCCTGCACAGCTTTCCTAATGTCTTTATTTCTCAGACTGTATATGATGGGATTTATGAAAGGAGTAAATACAGTATAAAGAAGAGAAAGGATTTTACTTGTGGAGAGCGTTAGGACTTTTGTTGGGACAACATAAACAATAAATATTGTCCAGTAGAAGATGGAGACCACAATGAGGTGGGAGCtgcaggtggagaaggctttttGTCTACCAGTACTGGATGGGATCCTTAAGACTGCTAAAATGATATTAGTATAAGACACTACAATGATTGTGGTTGGGATGAAGATGGTTGTAATACTTAGTAAATACATTTCAAGGTAAACAAGATAAGTGTCAGAACAGGCAAGGTCTAATAAGGGAAGAAGATCACAGAATAAATGGTCAATGATGTTTGGGCCACAAAAATTTAGCTTTTGAATTGTTATGATGTAAAGCAAAACACTAGAAAACCCAAGCAACCAACAGAAGATGGTCAAAATCACACAATGTCCACTGGTCATGATAGAAGTATAACGGAGAGGATTACATATggccacatatctgtcataagacATCACTGTAAGAAGAAGACATTCAAATGTTTCTGTACCAGCAAAGAAATAAAACTGAGTAATATAGTCAATAAAAGTAATGGTTGCCCCATTATTCAGTAGGATGTAGAGCAGGTTGGGAACAATATCTGTGGTCAATAAGATGTCACTAATGGACAATTGTGAGATGAAGAAGTACATTGGAGTGTGGAGGTTCTTGCTGATGGATACCAGGATGATGATCAGGAGGTTCCCACATATTGTCCCACAGTAAACCACCAGGAGAAGACAGAACAGGAAAATTCTTAAACATTGGCTGACTTGAAAGCCTAAGAGGAAAAACTCAATTACTGCAGTCAGATTGTTCTCCTgtgtacaaaaaataaattatgttagaTAAATTGCTTTTATCTAAATTtatatatgttatatttttttttgtaataatttagtactaattacacatttattttgtgccataaattttttacaattactaaaaacaaatataaaatatgtaaaagtaAACTATCtgtgccaggatttgaactcacaaccttctacattagagccaagaacctttttttttttttttttttttttttttttttacagaatcttACAAGACTTTATTATGAAATGCCTGACAGGATATAcaattgtttaacttttttttaaaatgcctATTTTGGCCAGGACAAATTAGGATATCTCTAATTTTCAATTTACAATAGGGCAGATTTATTAAacagtgtaaaagaaaactgtatTTGTTACTCATAGTAACCAATCACAACACAAATTTCATTTTCCTGGGCCAGAATATGCAATGAAAGTTGTTCTTTGATCAGTTGCTATAGACATAGACAACAAAGACAGGTTATCTTGTGCAGAGTTTAAGAAATCTATTTATATAGTTTTCCATAACTGAGAGACACTTCTAACTTGCATTAATATGGGTGgaggggatttatcaaaactacagtAAAGGAAAATTgtcttatttgcccatagcaaattcacctttcatttttcagagctcctttggaatatgaaaggtggaatcttattagttgccttggccaaccaagccagTTTTATTTTACAACAGCTCTGATATATCTCTAAAAAAAATCAACTGGACCGGCAGTATAAATTCATTTTGGATAAGGACTATTCCCACATATAACCTAATACCTATTAATATGTTTAAAAACAGGTCTGGTAGAGGTACCGAAGTCGCCGGGTTGGAGTCTAACTCCTGCCCCCTTCCAATCCGCGCAGTTTCTCTACCCTAAGTTCTGTATTAACACAGGCATAGTAGAGCACTCACCATGAAAAACGGCAACCCcaactgtgatggctaacctccagcccCCCAGCCGGGGCGAAaccacgactcccagcatgctccattcacttctatggagttctgagaacagccaagcaagtgtacatcttgagaGCCGCAGCCCCACCACAGCTAGAGCGCCGGAGGCCAGCCATCACAGAATCCTGACCAAACCCTGGTGTTATGGAACCTAGTATCTATCTCCAGCGTGTTTTGCCATGAAAGGCTTTTCAGGGAGTGAATCATAACATGGTTTGATTGTCAGGGAGTATAGAGAGGCTGTAGCCAGTTGACCTTGTTCTGGCTGCTCTTTAACTTGGAGGCTCTAATTCTGGTCAGCCATTTTCATGGGCTGTACACACCAATATTTTGGTATTTGGGCAGAAGTTAGCATGAAACAACTCTGCACAGACTAGAAGAGGGCACGAGCGAGCCACCAACCCGGCAGCTACCTCCACCAGgtctgctcttttttttttttattaataacttTTTGTCTTTATTAAATAATTTATCAAAACATTACAGAGTAAGAAAAGGAGATACAattcccccccccaaccccccctcccccccctacctgtggtgcgtcaaaatagaaccccaaaaaataaaacaatttgaccTCAACTAATCAGTCCTCCAgccaccccatatcttaatccacttgtcctcagcttccctctgtttgtacataattttctcataattttttaccttaacaactaaatttatccatgtatttatatctggagtgaatcgagcaaaccaggtccgactgaccaagactctagccaacatcaatatcctactcaggaaaatcttttgatacttgtgattgtttaatttggaaagatcattaagcacaaatacttgtggttcaaaagggattcgaacttttagtttatacataatacaactaTTAATagtattccagtagtttataagttctggacaagtccatatcatatggagaaagtccgctcctacagagtcgcatttagggcagttagacgagtctcttaatccacatttattcatccacagtggagtaatatataatctatgacaaatatagaattgtactaGAACGTGGTTGAAGTTCTGTGACAGTGAacctaaattcccaaaaatattctcccaacctTCTATTTGTAAGTTCGGACAAACCAGCTCCCacgctctttgtcctggtgaaTGTGTATcattaaaccgtgccttaagtagtaacttatatatatttgaaatttttattctagacagtgtaccccctacccattcattcaaaaaggatgaattatctatatccaacaccagtttgtCATCCAGACTAGATAGTACCGAACGCAATTGaagatacctaaaccatgaaaaattttctatattatgtgtcatctctataaatggtttaatatctctatccttaactacctgtgaaatgtataaaattttattcttttgccaaaatgtcatccagcctttgtaaatgcacattatgccaaagaggcgtaaatgtaaatgaacccttaatcttcaaccatgtcctagttgtagcccacactttcaggagtaattttatagtctctctatagcctcgctcatagcccttcaatagcccggattccaacaaggtaaaaatattattatgggcGTGGCTAATTACCATcttccccagcagtgcactgttctctgattcgtagcacctcaatagctgggctgcaataaagtaccctttaaagtaagggaggtttaaacccccgcactccactgatttgtacaaatattccagctttattcgaactcgctttcttccccatattaaatcattaattattctttccataagtttaaaatacttatcttgtatccaaataggtgtattcctaagAACATAtaaaaattgtggtagtatcaccattttgacTAATGAGACTCGGTCGGCTCTAGCTAgaggaagtctcagccagatccctattttagctctactccTTACCATAacgg
The Bufo gargarizans isolate SCDJY-AF-19 chromosome 2, ASM1485885v1, whole genome shotgun sequence genome window above contains:
- the LOC122929439 gene encoding olfactory receptor 6N1-like, with product MQRLKRRKLNNFVHKMKTPKGPVTFDPDRIASLFRNFYESLYNLHPLSQTNSVPEAVPDHLSFLKGLDLPQLSVPDRLHLSAPFTPEELLKAIRESPKGKCPGPDGLPIPYYDTFHDILIPHLLPIFNASLQGVPLTGDMTRATITVIPKDGKDHTLCPNFRPISLLNIDLKLLAKLLANRLAKFLPNLIHRDQVGFIKHREGKDNTARVLNILHFVKKRALPLVLLSTDAEKAFDRENNLTAVIEFFLLGFQVSQCLRIFLFCLLLVVYCGTICGNLLIIILVSISKNLHTPMYFFISQLSISDILLTTDIVPNLLYILLNNGATITFIDYITQFYFFAGTETFECLLLTVMSYDRYVAICNPLRYTSIMTSGHCVILTIFCWLLGFSSVLLYIITIQKLNFCGPNIIDHLFCDLLPLLDLACSDTYLVYLEMYLLSITTIFIPTTIIVVSYTNIILAVLRIPSSTGRQKAFSTCSSHLIVVSIFYWTIFIVYVVPTKVLTLSTSKILSLLYTVFTPFINPIIYSLRNKDIRKAVQEISHKFSLYNTVFSL